The following are encoded together in the Phaseolus vulgaris cultivar G19833 chromosome 9, P. vulgaris v2.0, whole genome shotgun sequence genome:
- the LOC137820835 gene encoding cation/H(+) antiporter 15-like: MEEPTNKTDDYIVCYAPTMITTNGVWQGDNPLDYSLPLFILQLTLVVIATRIFVFILKPFRQPRVIAEVLGGVMLGPSVLGQNKTFANAVFPLRSVMVIETMANIGLLYFLFLVGVEMDITVMRSVRRKAVASAMAGMVLPFLVGVAFSYLLAKKTDSHINQATYILFLGVALSVTAFPVLARILAELKLINTELGRLALSAALINDVCAWILLALAIALAENNATSLASLWVLLSGAGFVAFCVFAVRPAVAWLVKKTPEGESFSEFYISLILAGVMVSGFITDAIGTHSVFGAFVFGLAIPNGPLSFTLVEKLEDFVSGLLLPLFFAISGLKTNLALINGSYTWAILILVIFLACIGKVLGTLMIALFYKMPIREGAALGLLMNTKGLVEMVVLNVGKDQKVFDEESFAVMVVITVIMTAIIVPAVSIIYRPSRSSIYYKRRTIEISKTDTELRLLVCIHTPRNVPTMINLLEATNPTKNSPICVYVLHLVELSGRTSAMLIVHNTGKPDLPALNRTEAQSDHIIKAFENYEQHVSYISVQPLTAISPYSTMHEDICNLAADKRVSLIIVPFHKQQTVDGGMEATNMSYRAINQNVLAHAPCSVGILVDRGLSGSNRLAGSQVSHHIAVLFFGGPDDREALCYAWRMVEHQAITLTIMRFVPGEQVEPSFQQQENKHMDGPRELTVQTDRDIQKQLDEKLLNEFRMRCGEDNSVGFIEKVVNNGEDTVAAIRTMDDVHDLFVVGRGQGMISPLTAGLTDWSECPEIGAIGDLLASSDFAATASVLVVQQYVGQGTLYEGMETPNNGEDYITDFSYCSTSPAAKAYS, encoded by the exons atggaagaaccAACCAATAAAACGGATGACTATATAGTATGTTATGCACCTACCATGATAACAACAAATGGGGTGTGGCAAGGAGACAACCCTTTGGATTATTCTCTCCCTCTTTTCATCTTGCAATTGACTTTAGTTGTGATTGCCACCCGCATATTCGTGTTCATTCTCAAACCCTTTCGCCAGCCACGCGTAATAGCTGAAGTTTTG GGTGGAGTAATGTTGGGTCCGTCGGTGCTTggacaaaacaaaacatttgcTAATGCAGTGTTTCCTCTAAGAAGTGTTATGGTGATTGAAACAATGGCAAATATTGGTCTGCTCTATTTCCTCTTCTTGGTAGGGGTGGAGATGGACATAACAGTGATGCGAAGTGTTCGTAGAAAAGCTGTGGCTTCAGCAATGGCTGGCATGGTTTTACCATTCCTCGTTGGAGTGGCCTTCTCCTACCTTTTGGCAAAAAAAACTGACAGTCACATAAACCAAGCCACATACATCTTATTCCTTGGTGTTGCTCTCTCTGTCACCGCATTTCCTGTCCTTGCTAGGATCCTGGCTGAGCTTAAACTCATTAACACAGAGTTGGGGAGGCTTGCTCTTTCAGCAGCACTCATCAATGATGTGTGTGCTTGGATTCTCTTAGCTTTAGCCATTGCACTAGCTGAGAATAATGCCACTTCCTTGGCCTCTCTCTGGGTTCTGCTATCTGGTGCAGGATTTGTGGCCTTTTGTGTTTTTGCTGTTCGACCAGCAGTTGCATGGCTAGTTAAGAAAACCCCTGAAGGAGAATCTTTCAGTGAGTTTTATATATCTCTTATTCTGGCTGGGGTCATGGTATCAGGCTTCATCACTGATGCCATTGGAACTCATTCTGTTTTTGGAGCTTTTGTGTTTGGGTTGGCAATCCCAAATGGACCACTCAGTTTTACTCTTGTGGAAAAGCTTGAGGACTTTGTTTCTGGACTTCTGCTACCTCTCTTTTTTGCCATAAGTGGGCTAAAAACCAACCTAGCACTCATCAATGGCTCATACACCTGGGCGATTCTTATTCTAGTCATTTTTCTGGCCTGCATTGGTAAAGTTCTTGGAACACTAATGATtgcattattttataaaatgccAATACGTGAAGGAGCTGCCCTTGGTTTACTCATGAACACAAAAGGTCTTGTTGAAATGGTCGTGCTTAATGTTGGGAAGGACCAGAAG GTTTTTGATGAAGAATCATTTGCAGTTATGGTCGTTATAACAGTGATAATGACTGCCATTATTGTACCTGCCGTATCAATCATTTATAGGCCCTCAAGAAGCAGCATATACTACAAAAGAAGAACAATTGAGATATCAAAAACAGATACTGAGTTGAGACTCCTAGTGTGTATCCACACCCCTCGAAACGTTCCAACAATGATCAACCTTCTTGAAGCTACTAACCCAACGAAGAACTCTCCAATATGTGTGTATGTGCTCCATTTGGTGGAACTCAGTGGTCGCACATCAGCCATGCTCATTGTTCACAACACGGGAAAACCAGACCTCCCTGCCCTTAACAGAACCGAAGCTCAATCTGACCACATAATCAAAGCCTTTGAAAACTACGAGCAACATGTTTCATACATCTCAGTGCAGCCCTTGACAGCTATCTCTCCCTATTCCACCATGCATGAAGACATATGCAATTTGGCTGCAGACAAACGTGTGTCCCTCATTATTGTTCCTTTTCATAAACAACAAACAGTTGATGGTGGCATGGAAGCTACAAACATGTCCTATAGAGCCATCAACCAGAATGTGCTAGCTCATGCACCTTGCTCAGTAGGAATTCTAGTAGATAGAGGCTTAAGTGGCTCTAACCGTTTGGCTGGAAGTCAAGTATCTCATCACATAGCAGTATTGTTTTTTGGAGGACCAGATGATAGAGAAGCATTGTGCTATGCATGGAGAATGGTGGAACATCAAGCCATTACCCTCACCATAATGCGTTTTGTCCCAGGTGAACAAGTAGAGCCATCGTTCCAACAACAAGAGAACAAGCATATGGATGGACCAAGGGAGCTGACAGTGCAAACAGATAGGGATATACAGAAGCAACTTGATGAAAAACTCCTAAATGAATTTAGGATGAGATGTGGGGAGGATAATTCAGTTGGTTTTATTGAGAAGGTAGTTAACAATGGGGAAGACACAGTGGCTGCAATAAGGACCATGGATGATGTTCATGACCTTTTTGTTGTTGGAAGAGGTCAAGGGATGATATCACCTCTCACTGCAGGACTCACTGATTGGAGTGAATGTCCTGAAATAGGGGCCATTGGAGATTTGTTAGCATCTTCAGATTTTGCAGCCACTGCTTCAGTTTTGGTGGTACAACAATATGTTGGCCAAGGTACACTATATGAAGGGATGGAAACACCTAATAATGGTGAAGATTATATCACTGATTTTAGCTATTGTTCTACATCACCTGCAGCTAAAGCATACAGTTAG
- the LOC137822479 gene encoding U-box domain-containing protein 26-like — translation MKEAQIEITIPHLFRCPISLDLFEDPVTLSTGQTYDRSSIEKWFSAGNLTCPVTMQKLHDASIVPNHTLRHLIDQWLQLGPQFGNCATIDHLAALKHSLESPELENKLQALEKIRVLSDEYCSFRKSFFHQLSFLPLLLELVFGTEFTKCHTKFTELALCCIIKLLPLVSLEALNMIKDESKLATFLLLFEKGTSSVKTSLCHLIDSTASPQTEEVCHMLGHSQNLLREIVVLVRQGSEVSKVAIKAMLSLCSLQSNRDNLVRAGAIDGVIIYISGCETRQKNLAPFAMAIIKNLLVLESAKEALVNHPYGVATLVKLVFKVCNQECSESAVGILAIVCRDFGRAREEAIGAGVLTQLLFLLQSQCDPKTKTKARMLLKLLRSKWIEEPKQV, via the coding sequence ATGAAGGAAGCCCAAATTGAAATTACCATTCCTCACCTGTTCAGATGCCCCATCAGTTTGGACTTGTTCGAAGATCCAGTAACTTTGTCCACCGGCCAAACCTATGACAGATCGAGCATAGAGAAATGGTTCTCTGCTGGAAATCTCACATGCCCTGTAACAATGCAGAAGCTTCATGATGCATCCATTGTTCCCAACCACACTCTTCGCCACTTGATCGATCAGTGGCTCCAATTGGGTCCCCAATTTGGTAACTGTGCTACTATTGATCATCTAGCCGCACTAAAGCATTCCCTTGAATCTCCCGAATTGGAAAACAAGCTCCAAGCACTTGAGAAAATTAGAGTTCTCTCTGATGAGTATTGCTCCTTCAGAAAATCTTTTTTCCATCAACTGAGTTTCTTGCCCCTACTTTTGGAACTTGTTTTTGGAACTGAGTTCACAAAATGTCACACCAAGTTCACGGAGCTAGCACTTTGTTGCATTATAAAGTTGTTACCTCTTGTGAGTTTGGAGGCTCTAAATATGATCAAAGATGAGTCTAAGTTAGCAACGTTCTTACTACTATTTGAAAAGGGAACTAGCTCGGTTAAGACCAGTCTTTGTCATCTTATAGATTCTACAGCATCACCCCAAACAGAAGAGGTATGTCACATGCTTGGACACTCTCAAAATTTACTGCGTGAAATTGTCGTACTTGTTCGTCAAGGTTCTGAGGTTTCTAAGGTTGCAATTAAGGCCATGTTATCATTATGTTCCTTGCAATCTAACCGAGACAATTTGGTGAGGGCAGGAGCAATTGATGGGGTCATAATATACATTTCAGGTTGTGAAACAAGGCAGAAGAACTTGGCTCCATTTGCGATGGCAATAATAAAGAACCTTCTGGTGCTAGAGAGTGCTAAAGAGGCACTGGTGAATCACCCTTATGGGGTTGCAACTTTGGTGAAGTTGGTTTTCAAAGTGTGTAATCAAGAGTGTAGTGAGAGTGCTGTTGGGATACTTGCAATCGTTTGCCGTGATTTTGGGCGAGCAAGAGAGGAAGCAATCGGTGCTGGAGTTTTGACTCAGTTGCTGTTTCTTCTCCAGAGTCAGTGTGACCccaaaactaaaacaaaagcaagaatGCTGCTCAAGTTGCTAAGATCAAAGTGGATTGAGGAACCAAAACAGGTGTAG